The following are encoded in a window of Cydia strobilella chromosome 1, ilCydStro3.1, whole genome shotgun sequence genomic DNA:
- the LOC134755652 gene encoding nischarin — protein sequence MSSYVTHRNEASVSVDQTSSRETITYYRITVKVGTVHWNVLHRYNDFVELHDKLVSNHGVAKELLPPKKVIRNKTPKFVEQRREALDVYLKNVFNYLKLSMPYEFAHFLDMHLYDIFFLLQDLAKTLFLEGDKLLENEKSHKFTPMELHAISERLKMACPPTEKQDQMYDFSHILDYCSQLRALNIEGSYEKLGTSTIVPNELQFDLIPFKSLQELTILGVPMGCIQSVGSLRDTLVSLSVLVASVVSMNEFLLVDILHKDPSSIADTVKWKKLSIVSFASNNIKDMDWAIKLVPKLQHLSLSSNKLSDLCDVSCLHELRVLNLSMNNFQLCESWHSKIGNVVKLDLSQNKVESLQGFSRLYSLESLDLSCNCVTDVEEVQHICKLPVLEYLWLTANPVASTVDYRVKVLEQFNARMEEICLDNERASGKELDTARVLQALRVVKEGKTPSFLQNNNTTHCFNRS from the exons ATGTCTTCGTATGTGACTCACAGAAATGAGGCGTCGGTGAGCGTTGACCAGACAAGCTCGAGAGAAACTATAACTTACTACAGAATAACAGTTAAAGTTGGCACTGTGCACTGGAACGTGTTGCATCGCTACAATGACTTTGTAGAACTCCATGACAAGCTCGTCTCAAACCATGGAGTGGCCAAGGAGTTATTGCCCCCAAAAAAAGTAATACGGAATAAAACACCAAAGTTTGTGGAACAAAGAAGGGAGGCGTTGGACGTGTACTTGAAGAATGTTTTCAACTATTTGAAGTTGTCCATGCCGTACGAATTCGCCCACTTCCTAGACATGCATTTGTATGATATATTTTTCCTGCTGCAGGATTTGGCGAAGACTTTGTTTTTAGAAGGAGACAAGTTGTTAGAGAATGAGAAGTCTCATAAATTCACTCCAATGgag TTACATGCAATAAGTGAACGTTTAAAAATGGCCTGCCCACCAACCGAGAAACAGGACCAAATGTATGACTTCAGCCACATCCTGGACTACTGCTCGCAGCTCCGGGCCCTGAACATCGAAGGCAGCTACGAGAAGCTTGGCACCAGCACCATAGTCCCTAATGAGCTGCAGTTTGACCTGATACCGTTCAAGTCTCTGCAGGAATTAACAATACTTGGAGTTCCTATGGGATGTATTCAGAGTGTTG GTTCCCTCCGAGACACTCTAGTCAGCCTGTCAGTGCTAGTAGCTAGTGTGGTGTCCATGAATGAGTTCCTGCTAGTGGACATACTACATAAAGACCCCTCCAGCATAGCTGATACTGTG AAATGGAAGAAGCTGTCAATAGTGAGCTTCGCAAGCAACAACATAAAGGACATGGACTGGGCGATCAAACTCGTTCCAAAACTGCAGCACCTCAGTTTATCCTCGAACAAGCTCTCCGACTTGTGCGATGTGTCCTGCCTTCACGAACTCAGGGTCCTCAACCTATCCATGAACAACTTCCAACTCTGTGAGAGCTGGCACTCCAAAATAGGTAACGTAGTCAAATTAGATCTCTCACAAAACAAAGTGGAATCTCTTCAAGGATTCTCGAGACTATACTCCTTGGAAAGCTTGGACTTAAGCTGTAACTGCGTTACTGATGTCGAAGAGGTTCAGCATATCTGTAAGCTCCCGGTTTTGGAATATCTATGGCTTACCGCAAACCCTGTAGCTTCTACAGTAGATTATAGAGTTAAAGTTTTGGAGCAGTTTAATGCGAGGATGGAGGAGATTTGTTTGGACAATGAAAGGGCGTCGGGAAAAGAGCTGGATACAGCCAGGGTGCTGCAGGCCTTAAGGGTAGTGAAAGAGGGGAAGACTCCGAGCTTTCTGCAGAATAATAACACTACCCATTGCTTTAATAGAAGTTGA